One genomic region from Spirosoma sp. KCTC 42546 encodes:
- a CDS encoding RNA polymerase sigma factor — protein sequence MFLKLFRKPKPIHNRSRSDATDYVAAYRATGDLAILGELYEQHMELIYAVCYNYLRDEDEAKDAVMNLFEQLVTDLRRHEVQQFGPWLHSVARNYCLMQLRKNQAHPKTELVTNATGDDVDEPFLTDETDSLELEEDLTRMEACLKTLPAEQQTCLTLFYLERKSYTEVADLTGYDMKQVKSYLQNGRRKLKICMSKEDL from the coding sequence ATGTTTCTGAAACTGTTCCGTAAGCCTAAACCCATACATAACCGCTCTCGCAGTGATGCCACCGATTATGTGGCCGCTTACCGAGCCACGGGCGATCTGGCAATTTTGGGTGAACTCTATGAACAACACATGGAGCTGATTTATGCCGTTTGCTATAATTACCTGCGCGATGAAGATGAGGCTAAAGATGCCGTCATGAATCTGTTCGAGCAGTTGGTAACTGACCTGCGTCGGCATGAGGTACAACAATTTGGCCCCTGGCTGCATAGTGTGGCCCGGAATTATTGCCTGATGCAACTGCGTAAAAATCAGGCGCATCCTAAAACGGAGCTGGTGACAAATGCCACTGGCGACGATGTAGATGAGCCGTTCCTGACTGATGAAACCGATTCGCTGGAACTAGAGGAAGATCTAACACGCATGGAAGCCTGCCTTAAAACTTTGCCAGCCGAGCAGCAAACCTGCCTGACGTTGTTTTATCTGGAACGCAAGAGCTATACGGAAGTGGCCGACCTGACTGGATATGACATGAAACAAGTGAAAAGTTATTTGCAAAATGGTCGACGAAAGTTGAAAATTTGCATGAGTAAAGAGGATCTATGA
- a CDS encoding DUF748 domain-containing protein produces MKRTTKILIAVIVLLVIARLLLPYFVLRYVNKTLADMGGYTGHVEDIDIQLIRGAYQLDNLRIRKINGKIKEPFLFIPKTDLSVEWKSLLKGKLVSEVECYEPEINFAFSENEASNQTGAEVDWTAYLKKLLPISINRFAVVNGKVDLTSLVTQPRADLSMQRFQGEIRNIRNVEDKNKQLPSPVVASGDVLGYGGTMNFSANMNLLKVVPDFDYNLRFSNLQLVKLNTLAREYANLDFERGTVSVYSEMAMLNKKLNGYIKPLTKDMQIFKLNEHKGRSVGRFFTELIAQGGTEILKNQKHDQVATRIPLNGTVDNIETALWPTIFGILRNAYVEAFKGEFDNNITLKDAFKGLKDDYKAKRAERKAERKEKRAERKAARKEKRAERKAERKKGK; encoded by the coding sequence TTGAAACGAACGACCAAAATTCTGATCGCAGTAATCGTTCTGCTGGTTATTGCCCGCTTGTTATTGCCCTATTTTGTACTTCGGTACGTCAATAAAACTCTGGCCGACATGGGCGGCTATACAGGCCACGTCGAAGATATTGATATTCAACTCATTCGGGGTGCTTACCAACTTGATAATCTTCGTATCCGCAAAATAAACGGCAAGATTAAAGAGCCATTTCTATTTATTCCCAAAACGGATTTGTCGGTTGAGTGGAAGTCGTTGCTAAAAGGCAAATTAGTCAGCGAAGTGGAGTGCTATGAACCAGAAATCAATTTCGCGTTTAGCGAAAATGAAGCCAGCAATCAAACCGGAGCCGAGGTCGACTGGACGGCTTATCTGAAAAAACTGTTGCCCATTAGCATCAACCGCTTTGCCGTTGTCAATGGCAAAGTAGACCTGACCAGTTTGGTTACCCAACCTCGTGCCGATTTGTCGATGCAGCGATTTCAGGGAGAAATTCGAAATATCCGCAACGTTGAAGACAAGAATAAACAGTTACCCTCGCCGGTTGTAGCCTCGGGCGATGTTCTGGGTTACGGGGGAACCATGAACTTTTCGGCCAATATGAATTTACTGAAGGTCGTCCCGGATTTTGATTACAATCTCCGGTTCAGTAATCTTCAACTAGTGAAACTTAATACCCTTGCCCGCGAATACGCGAACCTTGACTTTGAACGGGGCACTGTGAGTGTATACAGTGAGATGGCCATGCTCAACAAGAAGCTCAATGGCTACATCAAGCCGCTCACAAAGGACATGCAAATTTTTAAGTTAAATGAGCACAAGGGACGATCTGTAGGTCGATTTTTTACCGAGCTCATTGCCCAGGGCGGCACCGAAATCCTAAAGAATCAAAAACACGATCAGGTAGCTACACGCATTCCCCTGAATGGTACAGTCGATAATATTGAAACGGCGCTCTGGCCAACCATTTTCGGTATCCTGCGCAATGCATACGTCGAGGCTTTTAAAGGCGAGTTCGATAACAATATCACCTTAAAAGACGCTTTTAAAGGCCTCAAAGACGATTATAAAGCCAAACGGGCTGAGCGAAAAGCGGAACGGAAAGAAAAACGGGCCGAGCGAAAGGCGGCACGGAAAGAGAAGAGAGCAGAGCGAAAGGCCGAACGAAAAAAAGGGAAATAG
- a CDS encoding pentapeptide repeat-containing protein: MKILITSLLLALVALSPTLAQSTVDAKDIMAKINRKEAVSYQNVTITGDLDLTNLANRKEVREGSWKGDSHEFLSVVEVPLTFKNCTFKGKFLAYHTDEQDGKRIFNTNNTVYNADFTEAVTIDGCTFDDDATFKYSNFSQRAIFTNNKFGEEALFKYTKFRNAADFSGSTFRDYADFKYTKFDESSSFEKTTFERSADFKYTKFDEVTNFQKARFSGNADFKYTHLPRGTNFDDVRFDGSADFKYTTLDGRKFSPSR; the protein is encoded by the coding sequence ATGAAAATCCTGATTACTTCCCTCCTCCTGGCTCTCGTTGCCTTGTCGCCTACGTTAGCTCAGTCAACTGTTGACGCGAAAGATATTATGGCCAAAATCAATCGCAAGGAAGCAGTTTCCTATCAAAACGTAACCATCACTGGCGACCTCGACCTTACGAATCTGGCAAACCGTAAAGAAGTACGGGAAGGCAGTTGGAAAGGAGATTCACATGAATTCTTAAGTGTTGTAGAAGTACCCCTAACCTTTAAAAACTGCACATTCAAAGGCAAATTTCTGGCTTACCACACCGACGAGCAGGATGGGAAACGGATTTTCAACACGAACAACACCGTTTATAATGCCGATTTTACTGAGGCCGTAACCATTGACGGCTGTACGTTTGACGACGATGCCACCTTTAAGTATTCGAACTTTAGCCAGCGGGCCATTTTTACCAACAATAAATTCGGCGAGGAAGCTCTATTCAAATACACTAAATTCCGTAATGCTGCCGATTTCAGCGGCTCAACCTTCCGGGATTACGCCGATTTTAAATACACCAAGTTTGATGAGTCGTCTTCGTTCGAGAAAACAACATTTGAGCGTTCTGCCGATTTCAAATACACCAAATTTGATGAAGTAACGAACTTTCAGAAGGCTCGCTTCTCAGGCAATGCCGATTTCAAATACACCCATCTCCCACGAGGCACCAATTTCGACGATGTTCGTTTTGACGGCTCCGCCGACTTCAAGTACACAACCCTTGATGGCCGGAAATTTTCACCGAGCAGATAG
- a CDS encoding PD-(D/E)XK nuclease-like domain-containing protein: protein MLTSPISIQTTPHLITSGDFYRALPRVSNSDLTRLKEEHLGYWSTPSTRFIPEKTKVFGRAFHQHLLEPETVGTVLSQLLPDMTDMNALAPAQTKQLQTLMQTIRQDGFCRRYLRQSDREHVVLSTEPTTGIPCKARLDLVYTSPKRRNALIIDLKTTSARTQAQFLESCYTYDYDRQAAFYVDSLRHADSGEWDATRQFRFVFVGVMKQRPHRLFAVDASSIPGFLDYGRKKYRFWLRKWQEERTQPELVASAWSMSA, encoded by the coding sequence ATGCTGACATCCCCTATTTCAATACAAACGACTCCTCACCTGATTACCTCCGGCGATTTTTACCGGGCGCTACCGAGGGTGTCGAATTCAGATTTAACACGCCTGAAAGAAGAACATCTGGGCTATTGGTCAACCCCGTCGACTCGATTTATACCAGAAAAGACAAAAGTATTTGGCAGGGCCTTTCACCAGCACTTACTCGAACCAGAAACCGTTGGTACCGTGCTATCGCAGTTGCTGCCAGATATGACCGATATGAATGCGCTGGCTCCTGCCCAAACCAAGCAGTTGCAAACGCTGATGCAAACCATTCGACAGGACGGTTTTTGCCGCCGGTATCTGCGCCAGTCGGATCGGGAGCATGTTGTTCTGTCAACGGAACCAACAACGGGTATTCCCTGTAAAGCCCGGTTAGACCTGGTTTATACCAGTCCCAAACGCCGGAATGCCCTGATCATTGACCTAAAAACAACCTCAGCCCGGACACAAGCGCAATTTCTTGAGTCTTGCTATACCTATGACTACGACCGGCAAGCGGCTTTTTATGTGGATAGCCTACGGCATGCTGATTCGGGCGAATGGGATGCAACCCGGCAATTCCGGTTCGTGTTTGTTGGTGTCATGAAACAACGGCCACATCGGCTGTTTGCGGTGGATGCGTCGTCAATCCCCGGTTTTCTGGATTATGGACGCAAGAAGTACCGTTTCTGGCTCCGTAAATGGCAGGAAGAGCGGACGCAGCCAGAACTGGTAGCTTCCGCCTGGAGTATGAGTGCCTGA
- a CDS encoding helix-turn-helix transcriptional regulator — MTIHLRLQELIDSLNISVLEFARQLGEHRGEKVYHILHGRLKPRYDTLEKILVAYPQVNGDWLLRGEGLMFKTLNSPSAAITTEERLRNVEFLLFQLNERVALLQQTNDQLLEEIKGRREEGEEREKGE, encoded by the coding sequence ATGACAATTCACCTGCGCCTTCAGGAATTAATTGACTCGCTCAATATTAGTGTGCTGGAATTTGCCCGCCAGCTTGGTGAACACCGGGGCGAAAAAGTATACCATATCTTGCACGGTCGGCTGAAGCCCCGCTACGATACACTCGAAAAAATATTAGTGGCCTATCCGCAGGTCAATGGCGACTGGCTATTACGGGGAGAAGGGCTAATGTTTAAGACACTCAATTCGCCATCGGCAGCCATCACAACCGAGGAGCGATTGCGTAATGTAGAGTTCCTTTTGTTTCAACTCAACGAGCGGGTTGCCCTTCTTCAACAAACCAATGATCAACTGCTGGAAGAGATAAAAGGGAGGAGGGAGGAAGGGGAGGAGAGGGAGAAAGGGGAGTGA
- a CDS encoding mevalonate kinase, which produces MLIETRAYARAGMLGNPSDGFFGKTIAITVRNFGASVTLYPSPELHIEPQPQDTNVFRSLYHLRDSVSTLGYHGGVPLLKAAIKKFAEYCETEQIRLRNQNFSIRYNTSIPRQVGLSGSSAIIVATFRALMQFYGVEIPQPILPNLVLATEAEELGITAGLQDRVIQCYEGCVYMDFDRTTMERQGYGQYEPIDPRLLPKLYIAYNTDLGKQSGQVHNDVRARWLKGDVTVIETMNSIADVARQGREALLKQDISGVNELVNRNFDLRSQIYNISDRNRKMIETARSCGASASFTGSGGSIIGLYRDDAMLNRLFVELKKINARVIKPYVV; this is translated from the coding sequence TTGCTCATCGAAACCCGTGCCTACGCCCGAGCTGGGATGCTCGGCAATCCGTCTGACGGATTTTTTGGTAAGACAATCGCCATTACCGTTCGTAATTTTGGCGCGTCCGTAACGCTTTATCCATCCCCCGAACTGCACATTGAACCGCAGCCTCAGGATACCAATGTATTCAGAAGCCTGTATCACCTTCGTGATTCTGTAAGTACGCTTGGTTATCATGGGGGTGTACCCTTGTTGAAGGCAGCCATCAAGAAGTTCGCAGAATATTGCGAAACCGAACAAATTCGACTTCGGAACCAGAATTTCTCGATTCGCTACAACACATCCATTCCACGTCAGGTTGGTTTGTCAGGTTCCAGTGCCATTATTGTGGCTACGTTCAGGGCTCTTATGCAATTCTACGGCGTTGAGATTCCGCAACCTATACTCCCGAATCTGGTGCTGGCTACCGAAGCCGAAGAGTTAGGCATTACGGCTGGCTTACAGGATCGTGTTATTCAATGCTATGAGGGCTGTGTGTATATGGATTTCGATCGGACTACCATGGAACGCCAGGGGTATGGCCAATATGAACCGATAGACCCACGTTTGCTGCCCAAACTCTACATTGCGTATAATACCGATCTGGGAAAACAGTCGGGGCAGGTGCATAATGATGTTCGGGCACGATGGCTCAAAGGTGATGTTACTGTGATTGAAACGATGAACTCGATTGCTGATGTAGCCCGACAGGGACGCGAAGCGCTGCTCAAGCAGGACATCAGTGGCGTAAATGAGCTTGTCAATCGTAACTTCGACCTTCGTTCCCAGATTTATAACATCAGCGATCGTAACCGAAAAATGATTGAAACGGCTCGCTCCTGTGGGGCATCGGCTTCGTTTACAGGTTCAGGCGGCTCCATTATTGGCCTCTACCGAGATGATGCCATGCTGAACCGCCTTTTCGTTGAATTGAAAAAAATCAATGCCCGTGTTATTAAGCCTTATGTAGTTTAG
- the galU gene encoding UTP--glucose-1-phosphate uridylyltransferase GalU: MIKKAVIPAAGFGTRFLPATKAQPKEMLPIIDRPTIQYVVQEAVDSGIEDILIITGKGKRAIEDHFDRNHELETRLEEKEDQLLLDEMRRLSDMANLHYVRQRELNGLGDAIRYARHHVGNEPFAVLLGDTIMDSVIPVTQQLIDTYAQYGCSVIAVEEVPHDKVNRYGIVGGKSLSDRIWELNTLVEKPNIQDAPSNLAIAGRYILTPEIFSMLEQTPAGKNNEIQLTDAMLLLLKRENLYAHRIEGKRHDIGNKLDFLKTTVEFALKRPEFADKFRSFLEEILRKE, from the coding sequence ATGATCAAAAAAGCCGTTATTCCTGCTGCCGGATTTGGAACCCGGTTTCTGCCTGCCACCAAGGCTCAACCTAAAGAAATGCTGCCCATTATTGACCGCCCCACCATTCAGTATGTGGTGCAGGAGGCCGTTGATTCGGGTATCGAAGATATTCTGATTATTACGGGAAAAGGCAAACGGGCGATCGAGGATCACTTCGACCGAAATCACGAACTTGAGACCCGGCTTGAAGAAAAAGAAGATCAGTTATTGCTGGATGAGATGCGCCGACTCTCCGATATGGCCAACCTGCACTACGTTCGCCAACGCGAACTCAATGGTCTGGGCGATGCCATTCGATATGCTCGTCATCATGTTGGAAATGAACCATTTGCGGTGTTACTTGGCGATACAATCATGGACTCGGTGATTCCCGTAACCCAGCAATTGATTGATACATACGCTCAATATGGCTGCTCGGTAATTGCTGTTGAAGAAGTTCCCCACGACAAGGTAAACCGCTATGGTATTGTTGGCGGCAAGTCATTAAGTGATCGGATTTGGGAACTGAATACATTGGTTGAGAAACCTAATATTCAGGATGCTCCGTCGAACTTAGCCATTGCGGGTCGGTACATTTTAACGCCCGAAATCTTTTCCATGCTGGAACAAACACCAGCTGGCAAAAACAATGAAATCCAGTTAACTGATGCCATGTTGTTGCTGCTTAAACGCGAAAACCTCTACGCACATCGCATTGAAGGAAAGCGGCATGATATTGGAAATAAACTCGATTTCCTGAAAACAACGGTTGAATTTGCCCTGAAACGACCTGAATTTGCCGATAAGTTTCGGTCTTTTCTGGAAGAGATTCTCCGAAAAGAATAA
- a CDS encoding CotH kinase family protein produces the protein MNCNILSSWLCIITLISYLGIVRTTHAQTLTTTNLPIVIINTEGGTITDEPGIVCSMTIINNASGINNVADPANEYNGKIKVEYRGCSSQNYPKKPLGIELRSTTAVTTSIDVPLFGFPEESDWVLNPSYIDKTFMRDVVAYHMANVSGRYASRTKYVEVIINGSYQGIFIFEEKVKRDPGRININKLDPTDLGSNSITGGYVVKIDKACGNFDPTHQWQSAYSSPGGTQKHYWMTDYPNDANIVSQQFTYIKTYINSFETMMSSSSYCSGYNSYIADSTFVDYMLVEELSSNADAYRFSTYLAKERNSKGGKLSVGPVWDFNLAFGFLTSAFDGNAQSYQGWRYTAPGDPSFPVPFWWGKLLACPAFGTNFVSRYQKLRQTVWSTPTLMAFIDAQYALLNQGAFSRNFQKWPIIGVSTWNDSPSYNGATLQNEIDYLKTWLTNRLDWMDNSICGFSGTPTATLSTTQSAPIEEGQSAPLTLTFTNASPWTYTLSTGQSGTATSSTAIVTVTPTQTTPYLIQSVKNGCGTGTSSGTALVTVLPALADLSLALSSNQRVVAIGDTVSLDLALSNAGPKTAHSIQIEDRLPAGLAFVGSSLSTITQNNDVITITTDSLAAGQTAHFIYNLTVTNNGSFINAAQIKFSSRTDPDSQPNSGTGDGQDDEALVDLRTRDTNDQISVSPNPNQTPLPPVQSNQPLPDPAKADLSLAISSDNLVINPTQLLSISLTVSNRGGAAASNITVQMLLPDGWQVTNTAALTINGQTVSGTISAIPANSSGTLILSIQPTTTGTLKAQIASATPNDSDSTPNNGYINGEDDEAILSLRVSSN, from the coding sequence ATGAACTGCAACATTCTATCGAGCTGGCTATGTATCATCACATTAATTAGTTACTTGGGGATCGTCCGAACTACACACGCGCAAACGCTGACAACGACGAATTTGCCTATTGTCATTATCAACACAGAGGGGGGAACAATTACCGATGAGCCGGGTATCGTGTGCAGTATGACCATCATCAATAATGCCAGTGGTATTAATAACGTTGCCGATCCTGCGAACGAATACAATGGGAAAATAAAGGTTGAATACCGCGGCTGTAGCAGCCAAAATTATCCCAAGAAACCATTAGGTATTGAACTACGATCAACAACCGCCGTTACAACCTCCATTGATGTGCCTCTATTTGGCTTTCCCGAAGAAAGTGACTGGGTACTCAACCCTTCTTACATTGACAAGACCTTCATGCGGGATGTAGTAGCCTATCATATGGCCAACGTATCGGGACGTTATGCATCGCGCACAAAATATGTAGAAGTCATCATCAATGGCAGTTATCAGGGCATCTTCATCTTCGAAGAGAAAGTCAAACGTGATCCCGGACGAATAAATATTAACAAGCTGGACCCGACTGACTTAGGTAGCAACTCCATTACCGGCGGTTATGTTGTTAAGATCGATAAAGCCTGTGGCAATTTTGATCCAACCCATCAATGGCAATCAGCTTATTCCAGCCCAGGTGGAACTCAAAAACATTACTGGATGACCGATTACCCAAACGACGCCAATATTGTTTCACAACAATTTACCTACATTAAAACATACATTAACTCCTTCGAAACAATGATGTCCAGCAGTTCATACTGCTCGGGCTACAACAGCTATATAGCCGATAGCACATTCGTTGATTATATGCTGGTTGAGGAACTATCGAGCAATGCCGATGCGTACCGCTTTAGCACGTATTTGGCGAAAGAACGGAATAGCAAAGGAGGGAAATTATCCGTTGGCCCTGTCTGGGACTTTAATCTGGCGTTTGGGTTTCTGACGAGTGCCTTTGATGGCAATGCACAGAGCTATCAGGGCTGGCGCTATACAGCTCCGGGGGATCCTTCCTTTCCAGTACCTTTCTGGTGGGGAAAGTTGTTGGCCTGCCCTGCCTTTGGTACAAACTTTGTCTCGAGATATCAAAAATTGCGCCAAACTGTCTGGAGTACGCCTACGCTGATGGCCTTCATTGATGCACAGTATGCGTTATTGAACCAGGGAGCATTTAGTCGTAACTTTCAGAAATGGCCCATTATTGGTGTATCGACCTGGAACGATTCCCCTTCCTATAACGGAGCTACACTACAAAATGAAATCGACTACCTGAAAACCTGGCTGACGAATCGCCTAGACTGGATGGACAATTCAATCTGTGGATTTAGCGGGACTCCGACTGCTACACTAAGTACCACTCAGTCAGCTCCTATTGAAGAGGGACAATCGGCTCCGCTAACCCTAACATTTACCAATGCATCTCCATGGACCTATACACTGTCAACGGGCCAAAGCGGAACAGCAACAAGCAGTACTGCCATTGTAACCGTAACGCCAACCCAAACGACACCTTACCTTATTCAATCTGTAAAAAATGGCTGTGGCACAGGTACAAGCTCTGGAACAGCCCTTGTTACAGTCTTACCAGCACTGGCCGATTTATCACTTGCACTGTCCAGTAATCAACGGGTAGTGGCTATTGGCGATACTGTTAGCCTGGATTTAGCTCTTTCCAACGCGGGCCCTAAAACAGCCCACTCGATTCAGATCGAAGATCGATTGCCTGCCGGGTTAGCTTTTGTAGGGAGTTCGTTATCAACCATAACGCAGAATAACGATGTCATTACCATAACCACAGACAGTTTAGCCGCGGGTCAAACGGCTCATTTTATTTATAATCTTACCGTAACGAACAACGGTAGCTTTATAAACGCAGCTCAAATAAAATTCAGTAGCCGAACTGACCCCGACAGTCAGCCCAACTCGGGCACCGGTGACGGGCAGGATGACGAAGCCCTAGTTGATCTTCGAACACGCGATACCAATGATCAAATCAGCGTTTCGCCCAATCCCAATCAGACTCCATTACCACCCGTACAGAGTAACCAGCCACTGCCTGATCCTGCCAAAGCAGATTTGAGTTTAGCAATAAGTAGCGATAATCTGGTGATTAATCCCACTCAGTTACTGAGTATTAGCCTTACGGTCAGTAATCGAGGGGGTGCTGCAGCCAGCAACATAACCGTACAAATGCTATTACCAGATGGCTGGCAAGTGACGAATACAGCTGCTTTAACCATCAATGGTCAAACCGTATCAGGTACCATTAGCGCTATTCCGGCCAATAGTTCGGGAACACTCATTTTATCGATCCAACCTACAACTACGGGAACCCTCAAGGCACAAATAGCGAGTGCAACCCCCAACGACTCTGATTCTACACCGAACAACGGCTATATAAATGGCGAGGACGATGAAGCCATTTTAAGTCTTCGAGTTAGTAGCAATTAG
- a CDS encoding sulfatase — protein sequence MNYTFGSWLTGSLLALSLLSQLLNEPARQHDAYGLESKGNKKQADSRPNIVLIVSDDHGREALGCYEEKGAPKPTIRTPNIDQLAADGVRFSNAFCTTASCSPSRSVLLTGLHNHANGMYGLEHQVHHFSSFDTMRSLPVLLEQAGYRTARIGKLHVAPEQVYHFQQVLGAGGVNDPASIGRSPVEMARKCYSFLAEKSGRPNAARPFFLYFATDDPHRSNTVASDGTPIFDGSKPNLFGNKPGGYPQVGDHFYQPRDVRVPSYMSDTKASRAELAQYYEAVSRLDQGVGRLVEYLKDTGQYDNTLIVYLSDNGAPFPGSKTNLYEPGMHLPLIVKLPKPKKPGFVQNAMISWVDITPTLLDFAGVETGKAPKQGRSFKTIIEQEGVAGWDEVYASHSLHEITMYYPMRVVRERRYKLIFNIAHALPYPMALDLYNSFTWQDILKTKQKLYGKRTVDAYLHRPRFELYDLETDPDEIHNLASNPRYRDVLTRMQVKLKRFQQQTHDPWVSKWEFE from the coding sequence ATGAATTATACGTTTGGCTCTTGGTTAACGGGTTCTCTACTTGCGCTTTCGCTGCTTTCGCAGCTACTAAACGAGCCTGCGCGTCAACACGATGCTTATGGGCTGGAATCGAAAGGGAATAAAAAACAGGCTGATAGTCGCCCGAATATTGTGCTGATCGTTTCCGATGATCACGGCCGAGAAGCTCTTGGCTGTTACGAAGAAAAGGGGGCTCCCAAACCAACCATCCGGACACCGAACATTGACCAATTAGCAGCCGATGGAGTCCGATTTTCAAATGCTTTCTGTACTACGGCTAGTTGTAGCCCCAGCCGGTCGGTGTTGCTGACGGGCCTCCATAATCATGCCAATGGTATGTATGGACTGGAGCATCAGGTGCATCATTTCAGTTCGTTCGATACGATGCGGTCGCTGCCCGTGTTGTTGGAGCAGGCGGGGTACCGAACCGCACGCATTGGAAAATTACACGTAGCGCCTGAGCAAGTTTATCATTTCCAGCAAGTGCTTGGGGCCGGTGGCGTCAATGACCCCGCGTCAATTGGGCGAAGTCCGGTAGAGATGGCCCGCAAATGCTATTCGTTTCTGGCCGAAAAATCAGGTCGTCCGAACGCGGCCCGCCCGTTCTTTCTGTATTTCGCGACCGATGATCCGCACCGCAGCAATACCGTAGCGTCTGATGGAACACCTATTTTCGATGGCTCGAAACCGAATCTGTTTGGAAATAAACCCGGTGGGTATCCGCAGGTAGGCGACCATTTCTACCAGCCTCGCGACGTTCGAGTGCCGTCGTATATGTCGGATACCAAAGCCAGCCGGGCCGAACTGGCACAGTATTACGAGGCCGTCAGCCGGCTGGATCAGGGCGTTGGCCGGTTGGTCGAGTACCTGAAAGATACGGGCCAGTACGACAATACGCTGATTGTTTACCTGTCAGACAATGGCGCTCCATTCCCCGGTTCGAAAACAAATCTGTATGAGCCGGGCATGCACCTGCCCTTGATCGTGAAACTACCGAAACCGAAAAAGCCCGGCTTTGTGCAGAATGCCATGATTTCGTGGGTCGATATAACGCCAACGCTCCTGGACTTTGCCGGAGTTGAAACGGGCAAAGCACCGAAACAGGGCCGTTCGTTTAAGACTATTATTGAGCAGGAAGGCGTGGCCGGTTGGGATGAAGTGTATGCCTCGCACTCCTTACATGAGATTACCATGTATTACCCGATGCGGGTCGTGCGCGAACGACGCTATAAGTTGATTTTTAACATTGCCCACGCATTGCCGTACCCGATGGCGCTTGACCTGTACAACTCGTTTACCTGGCAGGACATCCTTAAAACAAAGCAAAAGCTATATGGCAAACGGACCGTAGATGCTTACCTGCACCGCCCGCGCTTTGAACTATACGACCTCGAAACCGACCCTGACGAGATCCACAATCTGGCCAGTAACCCGCGGTATCGGGACGTGTTGACCCGAATGCAGGTCAAGTTGAAGCGATTCCAGCAACAAACCCACGACCCGTGGGTGAGTAAGTGGGAGTTTGAGTAA